From the genome of Cryptococcus neoformans var. grubii H99 chromosome 11, complete sequence:
TTGGGTCCCGACTTGGCTAATGTGCCCCTTTTATTAATCGGTCTTCCGTCCTCTTCTAGTACACCGGCCTGTGCACTGATACAAGACACCAAATGATGATCAATGGTTGCATCGCCAATCCAACCGTTGGTCCTAGATAAATCTCATTTCAATTTTATCAATCAACGTTTACTCAAGCTCCATCTCCTGAGCGAGTTTTGATCAGGATGTAGGAAGGCGAGGTCGATAGGTTATGATTCGATAGTAGTATTATTTTGGGTCAATATTGAGCCCAGTGAATCCATGATAACGGTCTTGTAGTTGGCTTTGTTGTATCGTTGTAAATTGCTAGCCGTGTTCTTGTATGTAATTTGAGTAGTCAAATATTCCTTGTCCAAACCACAGTTGAAGCAATTGTCATACACAGTACTCTGTTCTGATAAGAAGCTCTATACAACGAAATTATGAACCAGGACAAAGCATCACCAACCTTACTACCGCCAGCTTCCATTTCGCTGTTCCCACACCACCCATTGTTTCATTATTATCGACCATAAGCGTCATCCTTCTGgtcattttttttctttttttccgtCCGGATAAAAATGACAGAGAACCAGAAACCTTTGCCAGCTCCTTTCATGGAGATTAACAATGCAAACGAAGTTAatcagaaagaagagatgctTGAACAGTGGATGTTTTCCACGAGCCAAAGGCCAATCGATTTGGCCGAGTTATTTAGGAAGCCTTGGGTGTGTCGAGCATGCCGGGGGCTTGCACTAAAAACGAAGGTTTAGACAAGGACTTTGTATGATAATGTTGAATGTTTATAACATGATTGTACATACATACACTCGGGAATCTTAGAATTGAACGTGAATCCATCGATTGAAAAGATTAAAAAGAGTTGCCAGAATATGGATGTGAGCATTCGGTGGGTGCGGAGCCCACCCAACTGGTGTCGGGAATAAGCGGCCCAATGAGAAGCCGTCTGGTACGTTTCCAGATGTTGATGAACACCGGTGGATGCATGGGGAACTCGAGATGTCTGATGATATAGACACATATCTCACATATACTCCATACATTATTCTCTAAAACTCCATAATAGACGTTGTATGGCATCTGTCAGCGAAGTCTACCCATAATAATTTATTAGTAGACACTCCTCGCTTCATCCGGGCCCGCCGTCATCACCCAGCGCGCCAAAAACTTGAATTCAACGAAAGCGAGCGTTATCATTCGTCATTTATATATTTCATTCATCTCTTGCATCCAATTTCCCCACATATACGCCCACCAGGTGAATACATTACATACCATGCGGGAAGCAGAAGGTGTAGCTTACCAAAGGAAATAATTTAATCATCAGGTCTTTCAAGGAAGAGTACTGTACCGGAATTGCCCCCCGGTAGTAAATAGgtgctgttgttgttctcCTTGAGCCATACCTCTCGAGGCGACCAGGTGAGCACACCTATGCTATGCCAGGAGCAACGGCTAACCGAAGAATTGCAATCAATCAATAGGCTCCTCCAGAAAGAGAAATTCCTTCAGTAAAATTATTTATCGGCAACTAGCCGGTGTAGTTGTTGCTATTCAAACCGTAATCCTGTTGAGACAAAACAGATGTCAGATCACTCGGAAAGAGGTACGCTCCCACATTCAGGCGCAGAAAGCTGACAACTCGCTCCCAGACGTTAAGATAGACGATATGGcagcctcatcctcatcctcatcgtccgAACCCCATTACACCCTCTCACCCCATCCACCCCACACTGACTCATCATTTCACCCCTTACCTACCGACCCaacgcctcctcctcaacctaTGTCCCTTCGCGAAGCCCCAGGACCCGACATCTTTCCGGACCACCGGCCCACTCTTGCCGAGTTCCGCGCCAGTGAAGGTCCTGCCGCAAGAGCTTCAAAACTCAGAGCGCTCTGGAAATCTCTTCCCGcccttccatccattcCTGACGACGATGAACCCACACCGACAAAAATGATGCAGCTCCCTGGCCAGGGTACCACTGCTGCCCTGTCACTCGAGCGCGCTGAGAGGTTAAAAAAGCTctacgaagaagaattggTCAAGCGTATTAGCGAGGAGAGACCGGATAGTTCGTTATGGGGTGGACCTGATGATCTTGAGCCGGAAATGAAGAATTTAAAGGGCAAAGGTATCGCGTGGCAAGATTTCAGGCGGTTCTTATGGGATAAAGAGAGAGAGTTGTGGGATATCTTCCAGGAACTGGATCATAACGCCGACGGCCGTCTTGATGCGCAAGAGATGAGAGCGGCACTTGCTCGTTCAGGGGTGGACGTCACACCGGCAACCGTTTCTGATCTTGTCCATTTCCTTGCCAGTCACTCTAGCAAAGAAGGGTTACCCAAAGTTCCTTCACAGGGAGGTTCAGAAGAGGGGTTGTACCTTACATTCGCCGATTTCAGAGATTTCCTGATCATGTTGCCCAGGAAAGCGACACCATTTGAAATCTACAAATGTAAGCATACCGTGCTTGTTTCCGTCCTAAACTAATTTCCTATAGTCTACCAAGTCCGGAAACGATTCTCTGACGGCCGAGGTGCCGCTCGTGTCGACAAAGAAGGCGATATCAGCGTCTCATTCCCCAAAGCCCCCAACTCACCTCAAACATCTACCGCCGCTGGATTTTTCCACCCCCCAAAACAacacaaagaagaagacgacgagtTTGCCGATACTCCCGGACCGTACGACGAGGATGTTGAAGTCGTGCAGGAAGATAGGCATGAGGCGTGGAGGTTCCTCTTGGCGGGTGGTATTGCCGGTGGCGTCTCGCGGACGGTGACAGCTCCATTCGACAGGTTGAAAGTCTATCTCATCACGACTGATGATTTTTCTGCTTTCAATCGTCATCCACATTTCAACCACCCTTTACAAAATAGTTTCCGGGCGGTGACGAATCTGTGGGGAGCGGTGCAGAGGATTTATGTGGACGGTGGGGGATTGAGAGCGTTCTGGGTTGGAAATGGGTTGAACGTGACAAAGATCTTCCCTGTAAGTATACCTCTTTCTCGACGCTCTCAAGTGTTAAAACTCATAGCTGTATAGGAATCCGCTATCAAATTCGTCTCATATGAACAATCCAAAAAATTCCTCGCCAAATACTGGGATAAAGTCTCAGATCCATCAGaactttcctcctcttcccgctTCATCTCTGGCGGTGTCGGCGGCATCACCTCCCAATTGGCTATTTATGGTCTCGAAACCCTCAAAACGCGGATACAAAGTGATATTGGGCCGAACCAAGGATGGAAGCATGTCGTCAAGACAGCAAAGGAAATGTGGAGAGCCGGAGGGGTCAGGACGTATTATCGTGGATTGACTCTCGGTTTGGTTGGCGTTTTCCCGTATAGTGCGATTGATATGGGAACATATGAGACACTCAAGACGGCGTATTGCCGGTCGACAAAGACGGATGAGCCGCCGGTATTTGCTGTACTCTCGTTTGGAGCGCTTTCAGGTTCTATTGGCGCTGCGTCTGTTTATCGTAAGTCCCTTTCTCTCCGTTCCACCGTTCTTTCTCCCTATCTTTCTCCTTGCTAGGGTTACGTAGCCGAAGACTGACCccgcctttttctccactTTTAGCTGTCAACCTCCTTCGAACACGTCTTCAAGCTTCCGGCTCATCTGGCCACCCACATCAATACACCGGCTTCCGTGACGTGATGCAGCAGACCCTCAAGaatgaaggatggagaggccTTTATAAAGGGTTGCTGCCTAGTATATTGAAGGTGGGCCCCGCAGTGGGTGTCAGCTGGATTGTATATGAGGAGTCGAAGAGGATGCTGGGAGTTTAAGGGTGAAAGAACGAGGGGTTTGGccatgaggatgatgaactGAGGTatgatgaaagatgaagaaatggaaggtgaGATGGAATCGATGAAACGGAAGACGGAcagttggaagaagacgtcAGAATTCAAGAAACTCAAACATAAATCTTATCGCATAGAtacaatcttcttcctctttaaTTTCCAACATAAGCATGAGTTGCGAACGTAGATGTAATGTAAACTACAACAATGAATTTGATGCCATCTGCCGGGAGAGGTAGCAGGattcatcagcaacaaTATGAATATGAAGCTCGTTCATTGCAGCATTGATGAGACAAGATCTTATGGAGTTTGCGTCAACTTTTACTCTTTTGTCCTACACTCTACTCCACGTGAAGTACAGctctcatctctttccctccctcgccttcctttccGCATCGGTTTCtgcttccttcatcttggcCACCATCAACCGTCGCCTaacttccttcttccgttCTTCGTCTGTGACCCTGCGCAGAGCTCTATCCATCGTAGCTTCTACACCTCTCTCTTTGATCTCTTTAGGATTTGTGACCTCACTGTTCCCTGCAGCTGGGACGGAGGTTGATGCTGAGGCCGAAGCAGTCCCAGAACGAGCGTCTCCTACAGGATCGCGCGACAAAGAACGTTCCCGTTGAGATTTGAGGCGGGATTGAAGCTTCGCCCGGAGGGCTTGTACGGCGGTATCTTCTTTAATAGAGGAAGGTTGCGCAACTGACGATGGTGATAATAATGGTGCTCCCGGGGGAAGGGTAGGAACCGAGAGGGTGACATTGGGATAGTTAGCGCTGTTAGCATTGTCGGGGGGAGGTATGCCGGGCTGAGTTTTTGATTTTGCTTCGGCTTTAGCTCGTTCCAATCGCTCACGTAAAGATAACTTGGAGGttccttgctgctctcCTGTCTTTGATCCAGGAACAGACTCCAACGCAACTCCGCTAATGCTCTGAGCCGTCTCAGTTTGGTTTGACGATTTGACTTTGGCTTGAGCAGACTCCGCTTTGGCTTTTACCAGCTTTTCCCGTAAATTCATTCCAGGCCGATTCGTCGACGCTTTCGTGGCGGCCGCACCTTTGATAGAAAGTTTTCTCCCAGCCATATGAGGAGGCAAGTCCCTCTCCATTCGATCTTTCGAGTTGTTTTGTGGTGGGATAGGATATTCAGGCACAGTTGGTTCTAGACGTGAAGCgagagaaggtggagagggcATATGAGGTGGTATGTCGCGTCGGTTGATTTTCATAGCAttatcctcatcaccatctaACCCCTTCTTCGCTGGCCGAGGCGGCGAAGGGAATAGCTCAATCCTTTGCTTCTTTTCGGGCCGTTCCTCGCGTTCATCCACAGCATGACTGCCATTGTCATTGCCCCATGCCCGCATACCTCCTCCATCAGTCCGCGTACGTGCTTTTGAGCCCCATTCTCTGTCATGTTTCCTATCGAACTCATAAGGTCGAAGTCTCTTCGTTTTACCCCCTGAACCCATTCCTCTATCTGGACCATGCCCTCGATCCCGGGTAGAATCACGATACCGCGTGTAATCATATTCATCCTCAtagtctcttcttcgccgtGGAGGTGATCGAGACCACGAGCGAGAACGTCGGCTAGGGAGGGATGGGTATCGGTGTGGAGGTGATCTATTACGATAGTAGAAACGAGGACGAGGGCTGATTGAATGCGATGATCGAGGAGAGTAAGAGTAGGATAAGTAAGAAGAATACGAAGAGATTGAACGAGATTGAGAACGTCCCCGTGTTGGCGGCGGCGAGCAAGCTGGCGATCTAGAAGGTGGTATAGGATCGTACTGGGAGATTCGATCAGCCCCTGGCCATGACAGGCAGTCCAAGATAACATACCTGAACAATCTCATCATACCCCTTCAGCTCTCGATATGGGCTCCTGAGGTACGAGTATAATTCATGGCAAAAATGCTCTGCTCCATTAGGGAACTCGATGGTATCCATAAAGTCGGATAATAGTCTGACGATTGCTTCCGAGCGGATATCTATTGCCCGCAACAACGAAACGATGTAAGTCGTAAGGAACTCTACATCAAGAGATGGCCAGATGTGTAACTCTCGCCGAATAAATGCAGAGGCGCCTTGGACAAGTTCGGGATCAGAGGCAATCTGCCTAGGGGTGGGGTTTGCTCGAAAGCGAGTATGGCGGTTGGAGGCGATATGCTATAGAACTTGTCAGACACATTATAAGCCAGTGGGCAGAGCATTCATAACGTGCCTTAGCAAATAAACCGTGCTTGTACAATTCCCTTCGACGGTTGACTTGGATATCCAACTCATCAGGATCcactttctccctctttccccacCTCGGACGTTCCTCTTGTCTCGTTGGAAGCCTCTCTCTTGAAGGGCCAGGGCGAGCAAGATGGGGTGATAGTTTAGAAGGTAGAGGAGGGAGATAAAACTGTGGCTCGTTGTTAGTAATAGACCTTGTATAGAAATACTCAATTACTCACCTTTGTAGGCACCTCCTCGTCAAGATTATGCAAAAGAAATGGTGCCATTGCCCCAGCGCAAAGAGGACATTTTCGGCTTTGGTTCGACCAGATGCTTATGCATTCAAACTAATAAGGATGATTAGCTCTGTTCCCGCCAACGCAGTCGCATAGACTTACGCAGAACTCGTGACCGCATACGCCGACAATGGTCCTATCTCTTAATCCCATCAAACAGATGATACACCTCTCCTCATCGCCGTCATCACCGTCACCCACCTGTGTTTCTTTCCCCATCACATCCATCTCGCTCCCGTCCTGATCTTCGCGACGTTTACCCTTCTCCCGCTCCCGcgcttctcttttcttAAAAGATCGGTAGTAACTTTCGTCGAGAGGCTCGTTAGGATGGGCATTGATCTCATGTTCCCaatccatcttccttcgaGTGGTAGACAATCTCTCAGATTGGAATTTTGGCTGTTGGTCGGATCGAGATGGAGAGTGGGCGATGCTGCTGGCGTGAGACAGTATGAAGTCTTCGGCCTCGTCGACTGGCGAGTCCCGCCATCAGCTCGGAGGATTTTTCAAGGCAAGCATTCAGATTACGCACGATATATGTTATCCTCTACAGCCGCTTTCCGCGGCATAGTTGTATGATAAAGTAGAATAAcgaagaaagatgaaagataTCAAACTGAAAGATGTTGAAATGCCTGAAGACCTCCTCAGCTCGATTCGGACGGATGTGTTTTGGACGAATCGTCAAGTCCGTCGGCGCTTTGCCTCCACTTTAGAGGTCCACCGCCCGTCACCCCCCGCCGCCCAATGATATGTAGGATAAGTACGTGGGCTCGACCACAAAACTAAGGACTCAGCAGAGTCGGCATCATCTTATTCCAGATATGTGGGTGTAAATACTTAGAAAGATGGTAGAACAAA
Proteins encoded in this window:
- a CDS encoding solute carrier family 25 (mitochondrial phosphate transporter), member 23/24/25/41, whose amino-acid sequence is MSDHSERDVKIDDMAASSSSSSSEPHYTLSPHPPHTDSSFHPLPTDPTPPPQPMSLREAPGPDIFPDHRPTLAEFRASEGPAARASKLRALWKSLPALPSIPDDDEPTPTKMMQLPGQGTTAALSLERAERLKKLYEEELVKRISEERPDSSLWGGPDDLEPEMKNLKGKGIAWQDFRRFLWDKERELWDIFQELDHNADGRLDAQEMRAALARSGVDVTPATVSDLVHFLASHSSKEGLPKVPSQGGSEEGLYLTFADFRDFLIMLPRKATPFEIYKFYQVRKRFSDGRGAARVDKEGDISVSFPKAPNSPQTSTAAGFFHPPKQHKEEDDEFADTPGPYDEDVEVVQEDRHEAWRFLLAGGIAGGVSRTVTAPFDRLKVYLITTDDFSAFNRHPHFNHPLQNSFRAVTNLWGAVQRIYVDGGGLRAFWVGNGLNVTKIFPESAIKFVSYEQSKKFLAKYWDKVSDPSELSSSSRFISGGVGGITSQLAIYGLETLKTRIQSDIGPNQGWKHVVKTAKEMWRAGGVRTYYRGLTLGLVGVFPYSAIDMGTYETLKTAYCRSTKTDEPPVFAVLSFGALSGSIGAASVYPVNLLRTRLQASGSSGHPHQYTGFRDVMQQTLKNEGWRGLYKGLLPSILKVGPAVGVSWIVYEESKRMLGV